In Gilliamella sp. B3022, the sequence AATTTTGGGGCCATTTCGAGTAAATACATGTCCAACCTCCAAGAATCTATCCGATTAAAACAACCAAAAGTTTTGTAAAATGAAATAAGCAGATAAATGACAGTTAAAAAATGAGTATCACGAACTAACTAAATTTTATTGAGTTGAAATCAATTTTAAAAATAACTTGAAGTGTAATTGAAACCATAATAGTTTACTCTAAAATGCATTTTAAAAAAATGTTAATTGAAAATTAAAAAAACTGTCTGATTAATAAAATTTTTTTATTAATCAGATTACTGATAAAATTAAGTCCATAAAATCCATTATTTACGCATATCAAGCGAAAGTTATTTTCTTATCAATCAAAATGATTTGATCAATATCGATTTTTGCCCTTCAATCTTACTGCTAACATCATTTAGCAACTATTAATAAAATGATAAAAAAGAAAGATGTTTTTTTATGTTTCTTCTATTAAACATTTAAAACTTATTATTATGCTCATTTAAAGGCCATTTTCCGAGATAATCAACAAATAACAAACTGACTGATAATAAGAAAGATGCCGATGCATACAACACTTTACCAGACCTTTTGTTAACCGCTTCGTCTTTGATGATTGAAGGTAAGAACAAAATTGAGATGGTATACACTCCTAAATATTTTTTACAAATTAAATGATCATTTACTTATAAAACTCAATTTTCAAACAATCCATTAATCACACTAAAATTTTATTTATTGGCTTATCTTATTGGTCGGTAAAACCCATTTTTTATCACTTTGCCGTCCGTTATTTTGTCAAAAAGTTTGAGGAAAAGGGTATGTTTCAGTAAAAATGATGATTCAGTTTTTAAAACTGAATCAACGTTACGTGCAAAATGTTCAAAAACAATCGGTAAAATTTCAATTCGGTTTCTCCTTTTTTTGATCATGCTCAGGCAACAAATCACAAGAGAATTTTATTGATTTATTAATGATATCAGTAAGTTATACTCCTAATTCAGAATTAAAGAATTTTAAAAAAAAAGATTGCAAAATATGCGAAACAGGGTATGTTATATTCTTTTTTAGATTATTTATTAACGTGAATTCAACTCAGGTATGACTCACGTTTATACATAAAACAAGCCATCATATTTTGTCAAAATAAAGTTAAATGAGTATTGATAACGATAAAGTATTATTAGCAAGCATGAAACCTATCTGGAATAATATGAATAAAGGATCCCCTCATCGGATAAATTTTTTAACGAATGGTTTAGCGCCCCATATTACCGTACGACCCGATAGTCACAAGCAGCAGGGTGTAACCGATAAAAACGGCCAAACCAAAGTCTTTTATGCAAATTCACCTAACTCAATTTATCTACAATTAACCCAACTGGTATAAGGAAATTTTTATGGACAATAACCAACCAGGCCCATTTACCACCGCCAGGACAAAAAAAATTGGTCCTAATGGGGAAGTTGCTGTACATCAACTAATCATTAAACGACCAGTTGAAGTCATATTGACCATTGGAATATTTTTTGACGGTACCGCCAATAACTCATTTAACATTAGCATGCGTGAAGAATATCAACAGGCGCTTGCCCGAGGCGAAACACCTGAAATCGCTTTTCCTGTATTCAGCACCAGTTACACCAATGACCATTCGAATGTCTACAAATTATATCAAATGTATGATACTGATGAGGATAAGGATTTTTCATTATTATCAAAAGATAAAAATGGTACGGTACATTATCAACTAAAAATCTATATTGAAGGTGTCGGTAGCCAAACCGGTAAAAGTGATAGCAATATTGGTTTTGGTACGGGATTAGGCTCGACTGGGATCAAGGGCAAAATTAATCGGGCAATCACCGAAATTGAAAAACAATTAGAGATTTTTTTTGATAAAGTCCAGAAAATACGGATTCAGCAAATTCGCTACGACGTATTTGGTTTTAGCCGGGGGGCAGCCACCGCCCGTTATTTTACTAACTTTGTTGCCGATACACTCAACGATGGCAATAAACAAGGTCACAATAACCCGTTAACCCAAATGTTAAATCAAGCCTTAAACGGAAAAAAAAGCAACCATTGGCAAGGGACAGCGAATGGTCGAGTCCATTTTTTAGGGATTTTTGATACCGTAGCGGGGATTGCCCGTCCTGAAAATTTATTTGATGCGGGTGATGCCAACACTTTTGATATTGATATCCATATTCACCCCGATTCGACCGATGCCGGTTTACACATTCAAGCGGCACACGAATATCGGCATAATTTCTCGATGAACGATGTGCCTGATGATTTTAAAAAAATCAGCATGCCCGGTGCCCATTCGGATATTGGTGGTGGTTACCCCAATAACGATATTGAAGAAAACCTTTATATTACCGATGTGTATCAACATACTGACCTTCATTTAGGGCAACCAACTCATATTCAGCAAAAACTGCAAAAATCCTTGGTGAAAATTCAGCAACATCCTGATTTACACTATCTATTTTATGGCTTGAACGAAGAAAACTTTTACCAATGGACCACCGCCGTGAAATACGATAACAGTAACTATACCAATGCTTATGGGGCGATTCGTGTCAAACGGCAAATTAAATTTGGTCTTGATCGCATCGCTTTAAAGGTAATGTATAACGAAGCGGTCAAACAAAATTGTAAATTTATGCCCTTTTCAGATGATTATGCTATACCAAACGAACTGCAAAGTGTGGCAACGAAAATTATTAACGCCGCCGACCGTTATCAAACTTACCCATTAACCGATGCTGAAAAGCATTTAGTGTTAAATCACTATACCCACTGCTCGGCCGAATACGAACGCTTTTTTTACAGTAAACCGGCCGAAAAAGAACTGATTGAAAAAAATACTGGTCAAATAGTGAAAATTAGCTGGCCGGCAAAAAGTGAAAAAGAGTTCGTCAAAACACGTTTACTGCAAGTGCACCAACCGCACCTTAACCAACAGGGTGATTGGCAACGGCTCATTCACCCCGAACATTAACATAGAAGGACTGCTTATGTTGAAACACATTATTACCGTCGTCAGTTTGGTAATGCTTATCACCGGTTGCCATACCTCACGTAACACTAACCGAGTTGACCCCAATTTACCCAAAAAACCTTACGCTGAATGGCGTATTGGTGGTCGTTATCCACTCTATTTTCAATC encodes:
- a CDS encoding T6SS phospholipase effector Tle1-like catalytic domain-containing protein, which produces MDNNQPGPFTTARTKKIGPNGEVAVHQLIIKRPVEVILTIGIFFDGTANNSFNISMREEYQQALARGETPEIAFPVFSTSYTNDHSNVYKLYQMYDTDEDKDFSLLSKDKNGTVHYQLKIYIEGVGSQTGKSDSNIGFGTGLGSTGIKGKINRAITEIEKQLEIFFDKVQKIRIQQIRYDVFGFSRGAATARYFTNFVADTLNDGNKQGHNNPLTQMLNQALNGKKSNHWQGTANGRVHFLGIFDTVAGIARPENLFDAGDANTFDIDIHIHPDSTDAGLHIQAAHEYRHNFSMNDVPDDFKKISMPGAHSDIGGGYPNNDIEENLYITDVYQHTDLHLGQPTHIQQKLQKSLVKIQQHPDLHYLFYGLNEENFYQWTTAVKYDNSNYTNAYGAIRVKRQIKFGLDRIALKVMYNEAVKQNCKFMPFSDDYAIPNELQSVATKIINAADRYQTYPLTDAEKHLVLNHYTHCSAEYERFFYSKPAEKELIEKNTGQIVKISWPAKSEKEFVKTRLLQVHQPHLNQQGDWQRLIHPEH